In the Plasmodium chabaudi chabaudi strain AS genome assembly, chromosome: 13 genome, one interval contains:
- a CDS encoding CIR protein — protein MSKKVCEAIKSANELFNVEKDGSNTNINYNESLKAYCPIPKNLTKQECTNYEQIVSSAFIALLTLFRNFDDDGDEDVLEDDKLAEYAILWLCYKINQEKHKLNNLSAFYKKYIMDIEKDFMEENGANAYKSYKDIINNIICSKTIDISNMSKFYEGFELLCKMYYECNGSSKDCTACLEKAKEFSEHFEKLNRNSDITEDDPYYKVLCTLSNDYEKLKNKYDNAESSKFPSLPPIKPTKSSTRNTVEASGQLSEYKPSSSSVASKLIPALLICSIPIFLGISYKYSLFGFDKRLHRQYLREKLKKIKKKMASYV, from the exons atgtcTAAGAAAGtg TGTGAAGCAATTAAGTCGGCcaatgaattatttaatgtgGAAAAAGATGGTTCAAAcacaaatattaattataatgagTCATTGAAAGCTTATTGCCCTATCCCGAAAAATCTGACTAAGCAAGAATGCACtaattatgaacaaataGTTAGCTCTGCTTTTATAGCATTACTAACTTTATTTAGGAATTTTGATGATGATGGTGATGAGGATGTTTTAGAAGATGATAAACTTGCTGAATACGCTATTTTATGGCtatgttataaaattaatcaaGAGAAACATAAACTTAACAATCTAAGTGCATTttataagaaatatataatggaTATTGAGAAGGATTTTATGGAAGAAAATGGTGCTAATGCTTATAAAAGTTATAaggatattataaataatataatatgttcGAAGACTATTGATATTAGCAATATGtctaaattttatgaaggatttgaattattatgtaaaatGTATTATGAATGTAATGGAAGTAGTAAAGATTGCACAGCATGTTTGGAAAAAGCTAAAGAATTTTCTGAACATTTCGAAAAACTTAATAGGAATTCTGATATTACTGAAGATGATCCCTATTATAAAGTATTGTGTACATTATCAAAtgattatgaaaaattaaaaaataaatatgataatgcGGAATCTAGCAAATTTCCATCCCTTCCACCGATAAAACCAACAAAAAGTTCTACACGAAATACTGTAGAAGCTTCTGGACAACTTTCTGAATATAAACCATCAAGTTCTTCAGTAGCAAGCAAATTAATTCCAGCTTTATTAATATGCTCAATACCAATTTTCTTGGGAATTTCTTATAAg tattcattatttggatTTGATAAACGGCTTCATAGACAATATTTAAGAgaaaaactaaaaaaaataaagaagaaaatggCCAGTTATGTATGA